Proteins encoded in a region of the Enterococcus gilvus ATCC BAA-350 genome:
- the ilvD gene encoding dihydroxy-acid dehydratase, with protein MRSDQIKKGIDAAPARSLLYATGQVKNIHDMDKPFIAICNSYIDIVPGHVHLRELADVAKEAIREAGGIPFEFNTIGVDDGIAMGHIGMRYSLPSRELIADAAETVINAHWFDGVFYIPNCDKITPGMIMAAVRTDVPSIFCSGGPMKAGIDPLGHQTTLSSMFEAVGTFKEGKMTKEDFLFMEQNACPTCGSCAGMFTANSMNCLLEILGLALPGNGTILAVSDERRELVRESAKHLMNLVKKQIKPRDIVTKEAIDDAFALDMAMGGSTNTVLHTLAIANEAEIDYDQSDINEIAKRVPYLSKIAPSSSYSMHDVHEAGGVPAIINELVSIDGAIHSDRITVTGKTLRENVASAKIKNEEVIHPKTAPYSAVGGLSILYGNIAPEGSVIKVGGVDPSITVFKGTAICFSSHDEAVAAIDDHTVTKGHVVVIRYEGPKGGPGMPEMLAPTSSIVGRGLGKDVALITDGRFSGATRGIAVGHISPEAAAGGPIALVQDGDEITIDLTDRTLNVAVSEEELAKRREQLVKFQPKVKKGWLARYSAMVTSAHTGGVMKLPEE; from the coding sequence ATGAGAAGTGATCAGATTAAAAAAGGAATTGATGCAGCACCGGCTAGAAGCTTATTGTATGCGACTGGCCAAGTAAAGAATATTCACGATATGGATAAACCGTTTATTGCGATTTGTAATTCATACATCGATATCGTTCCTGGACATGTTCACCTGCGCGAACTGGCAGATGTGGCAAAAGAAGCGATTCGTGAAGCCGGCGGGATTCCCTTCGAATTCAATACGATCGGTGTCGATGACGGCATCGCGATGGGACATATTGGGATGCGTTACTCCCTACCGAGTCGCGAATTGATCGCTGATGCAGCAGAGACAGTGATCAATGCTCATTGGTTTGACGGCGTGTTTTATATTCCGAATTGTGACAAGATTACGCCGGGAATGATTATGGCCGCTGTCCGGACGGACGTCCCTTCGATCTTTTGTTCTGGCGGGCCAATGAAGGCGGGAATCGATCCATTGGGACACCAAACAACGTTATCCTCGATGTTTGAAGCGGTAGGAACGTTCAAAGAAGGTAAAATGACCAAAGAGGATTTCCTATTCATGGAACAAAATGCCTGCCCGACCTGTGGTTCCTGTGCTGGGATGTTTACGGCGAACTCCATGAACTGTCTATTGGAAATATTGGGTCTTGCATTACCTGGAAATGGTACGATCTTGGCGGTTTCAGATGAACGCCGGGAGCTGGTAAGAGAATCTGCCAAGCACTTGATGAATCTTGTGAAGAAACAGATTAAGCCAAGAGACATCGTCACGAAAGAAGCGATTGACGACGCCTTCGCATTGGATATGGCGATGGGCGGTTCAACGAATACTGTTCTTCATACCTTAGCTATCGCCAATGAAGCCGAGATTGATTACGATCAGTCTGATATTAATGAGATTGCCAAAAGAGTTCCTTATCTTTCAAAAATTGCGCCGTCCTCCAGCTATTCGATGCACGACGTTCATGAAGCCGGCGGGGTTCCAGCGATCATCAACGAACTGGTCTCTATCGACGGAGCGATCCATTCAGACAGGATCACCGTTACCGGCAAAACGTTACGTGAGAATGTCGCTTCAGCGAAAATCAAGAACGAAGAAGTGATTCATCCGAAGACGGCACCTTATAGTGCGGTTGGCGGCCTGTCGATCTTATACGGGAATATCGCACCTGAAGGCAGCGTGATCAAAGTGGGCGGGGTAGACCCGAGTATCACTGTCTTTAAAGGAACAGCGATCTGCTTTAGTTCTCATGATGAAGCAGTGGCTGCCATCGATGATCACACTGTCACAAAAGGACATGTCGTTGTTATCCGATACGAAGGACCAAAAGGCGGTCCGGGAATGCCCGAAATGTTGGCACCAACATCTAGTATCGTCGGCCGCGGATTAGGAAAAGACGTTGCGCTGATCACAGACGGACGTTTTTCTGGAGCAACGCGGGGCATCGCTGTCGGACATATTTCACCAGAGGCAGCAGCCGGCGGACCCATCGCTCTGGTTCAAGATGGAGATGAGATTACGATTGATTTGACAGATCGTACATTGAACGTCGCTGTTTCAGAAGAAGAATTAGCAAAACGAAGAGAGCAATTAGTAAAATTCCAACCAAAAGTCAAAAAAGGCTGGTTGGCTCGTTACTCAGCGATGGTGACTTCCGCGCACACTGGCGGAGTCATGAAACTACCAGAGGAATAG
- a CDS encoding ABC transporter ATP-binding protein — MSIKQVEEKEVVTETPKELKKTSIRLLKLLMEQKGRFVIIVSSAVFFAALMAITPLILGQGLDAIISLIQTGQVTVESLFNALVRPVALLFLSWLGVSLFSLLQEYTMASVAETLTLRLRKLLTEKLNRLPMNFFDQYKTGDVLTRATLDLDKVSEVLQVGLMQMISAVLSIVIGLGLMIYLSPLLTLGIVIILLISLFLTNRLAHKNQEYFSENQVALGAVGTKAEEDYSGNLLIKSYNRQKETMEDLDALNEAQFQAFKKAQFVSFAINPLIRLINQLGFVTSAVVGGIMVINGQLSIGLVQAYLQYVNQVSEPITQVSYVINSLQSAFAALERIFEILDQEEEKEDAIHIPVPETLRGEVNFKHVSFGYSSDRLLMEDVNFKVKPKQMVAIVGPTGAGKTTMINLLMRFYELTGGQIEVDGKDVSHFSRAAIRQKFGMVLQDTWLFEGTVANNIAYGNPDATRQEVVQAAKDAQCHHFIRTLPNGYDTIISSDGSQISQGQQQLLTIARAILADPQLLILDEATSSVDTRTEGMIQQAMDQLTAERTSFVIAHRLSTIKNADLILVMKDGAIIEQGSHRSLMEKGDFYAALYDSQFAA; from the coding sequence ATGAGCATCAAGCAAGTTGAGGAAAAAGAAGTGGTAACTGAAACACCAAAAGAGCTTAAAAAGACCAGCATTCGTCTGTTGAAGCTCTTGATGGAACAAAAAGGTCGATTTGTCATAATTGTTTCTTCGGCAGTTTTTTTCGCGGCTTTGATGGCGATCACTCCGCTGATTTTAGGTCAGGGATTGGATGCGATCATCTCCTTGATCCAAACAGGTCAGGTAACAGTCGAGAGCTTATTTAATGCACTGGTCCGTCCAGTGGCACTGCTCTTTTTGTCATGGCTAGGCGTCTCCTTGTTTTCATTGCTGCAAGAATACACTATGGCAAGTGTGGCTGAAACGTTAACACTGCGACTGAGAAAGCTGTTAACGGAAAAGCTTAACCGCTTGCCGATGAATTTCTTTGATCAGTATAAAACGGGGGATGTGTTGACACGAGCGACACTTGATTTAGACAAAGTATCTGAGGTTCTGCAAGTAGGGTTGATGCAAATGATCTCCGCTGTCCTGTCGATCGTGATTGGTTTAGGCTTGATGATTTATTTAAGCCCGCTGCTTACCTTGGGGATAGTGATCATTCTACTGATCAGTCTCTTTTTGACAAACCGTCTGGCTCATAAAAACCAAGAATATTTTTCAGAGAATCAAGTTGCTTTAGGAGCGGTGGGAACGAAAGCCGAAGAGGATTACTCAGGAAACTTGCTGATCAAGTCTTACAATCGACAAAAAGAAACGATGGAAGATTTGGATGCATTGAACGAAGCGCAATTCCAAGCCTTCAAAAAAGCACAGTTCGTCAGCTTCGCGATCAATCCTTTGATTCGGCTGATCAACCAGCTAGGCTTTGTGACGAGTGCGGTCGTTGGCGGTATCATGGTGATCAACGGCCAATTATCGATTGGTTTGGTCCAGGCCTATTTACAATACGTCAATCAGGTCTCAGAACCAATCACGCAGGTTTCTTATGTGATCAACAGTTTGCAAAGTGCATTTGCTGCACTGGAGCGAATCTTTGAGATTTTAGATCAAGAGGAAGAAAAGGAAGACGCGATCCACATTCCTGTTCCAGAAACGCTGCGGGGTGAAGTAAACTTCAAGCATGTTTCCTTTGGGTATTCTTCGGACCGTTTGCTCATGGAAGATGTGAATTTCAAAGTGAAGCCGAAGCAGATGGTCGCTATCGTAGGACCGACCGGCGCTGGAAAAACAACGATGATCAACTTGTTGATGCGTTTTTACGAATTAACCGGCGGTCAGATCGAAGTTGATGGAAAAGACGTCAGTCATTTTTCACGAGCGGCCATTCGACAAAAATTCGGAATGGTGCTGCAGGATACTTGGCTGTTTGAAGGAACTGTGGCAAATAATATTGCATACGGCAATCCTGATGCCACCAGACAAGAGGTGGTCCAGGCGGCGAAAGATGCTCAATGCCACCATTTTATTCGTACGTTGCCTAACGGGTATGACACCATCATTTCTTCAGACGGCAGTCAGATTTCCCAAGGACAGCAACAGCTGCTGACGATTGCACGGGCCATTTTAGCCGATCCGCAATTACTGATTCTGGACGAAGCGACATCAAGTGTCGATACACGGACAGAAGGGATGATTCAGCAGGCTATGGATCAGTTAACGGCAGAGCGAACAAGCTTCGTCATTGCCCACCGTTTGTCGACCATCAAAAACGCGGATTTGATTTTAGTCATGAAAGACGGGGCGATCATTGAACAAGGCAGTCATCGCAGTTTAATGGAAAAAGGCGATTTTTATGCCGCTCTTTATGATAGTCAATTCGCCGCTTAA
- a CDS encoding ABC transporter ATP-binding protein, producing the protein MKLFKIFFKEYQTMFLGTFILMIVQAVGTLMIPYYVAEIIDEGILTQDQGAIWRNGGLMLGIAVLTGIVSIIASYYSAILAGRFGYFLRKQLVSKTQQLSMAEMDEFGTPTLLARTTSDITNIQQILMMVFQMIIPAPLICLASIVLTGMISWRFVWIPIASIVLFSIVSFIVIKKAVPLADVMQQRMDKMMQILREFYTGVRVIRAFNKTDFEKERTDKTFFNYSDVMIRVNKLFAVLNPTVNLVMGLGMTAVLAFGGLLVVQGNVPIGSLTAISEYTILSLWFLTMAAMVIVMIPKALASLERIGEVLDKEEEIVDGPKTSFARVTDTPIAVFDHVDFTYSGAEEAVLSDITFDIPKGVTAIVGGTGSGKSTIAKALLRLRDTTKGEIRFLDEPIQGVTQEALRDRISYVPQKAFLFSGTVRDNFLFGNPEATEKEMQAAAKAAQAEDFIHQLDGQYDAFVAQKGNNFSGGQKQRLSIARALIKPADLYFFDDSFSALDYQTDAKLRKALKTYLSEAAIVIVAQRLSTIKDADQIIVLEEGRIVGKGTHEELLTTCGVYQEFAKSQGMEEKKHEHQAS; encoded by the coding sequence ATGAAACTATTCAAAATCTTTTTCAAAGAGTATCAAACGATGTTCTTGGGCACCTTCATCTTAATGATCGTGCAGGCGGTTGGAACACTTATGATTCCTTACTATGTTGCTGAAATTATTGATGAAGGTATTTTAACGCAAGATCAAGGAGCGATTTGGCGAAATGGCGGATTGATGCTGGGGATCGCTGTGTTGACGGGGATCGTGTCGATTATCGCAAGTTATTATTCAGCGATTTTGGCTGGACGCTTCGGCTATTTTCTGCGGAAGCAGCTAGTCAGCAAAACACAGCAGTTGTCCATGGCTGAAATGGATGAATTCGGGACCCCCACGTTACTTGCTCGAACAACCAGTGACATTACAAATATTCAACAAATTTTAATGATGGTCTTCCAAATGATTATTCCTGCGCCGTTGATCTGCTTGGCGTCGATTGTTTTGACAGGAATGATCTCGTGGCGCTTTGTCTGGATACCGATCGCATCGATCGTTTTATTTTCGATCGTTTCGTTTATCGTTATCAAGAAGGCTGTTCCTCTTGCAGATGTGATGCAGCAGCGGATGGACAAGATGATGCAGATTCTAAGAGAATTTTATACAGGTGTGCGAGTGATTCGCGCATTCAATAAAACGGATTTTGAAAAAGAACGTACAGACAAAACATTCTTTAACTATTCTGATGTTATGATCCGTGTCAATAAATTATTTGCTGTTTTGAATCCGACAGTGAACTTAGTCATGGGCTTAGGAATGACTGCTGTCTTAGCATTTGGCGGATTATTAGTTGTTCAAGGAAATGTACCGATCGGCAGTCTGACTGCGATCAGTGAGTATACGATCTTGAGCTTATGGTTCTTGACGATGGCAGCGATGGTGATCGTAATGATCCCGAAGGCGTTGGCTTCTTTGGAGCGTATCGGTGAAGTTTTGGATAAAGAAGAAGAAATCGTCGATGGTCCGAAGACCTCGTTTGCTAGAGTAACGGATACGCCGATTGCTGTTTTCGATCACGTTGATTTCACGTATAGCGGTGCGGAAGAAGCCGTCTTATCCGACATCACGTTTGACATTCCAAAAGGGGTGACGGCGATTGTCGGGGGAACAGGATCAGGTAAAAGTACGATTGCAAAAGCCCTTTTACGTCTACGAGATACGACCAAGGGTGAGATTCGTTTCTTGGATGAACCGATTCAAGGGGTGACACAAGAAGCCCTCAGAGATCGAATCAGCTATGTCCCGCAGAAAGCATTTTTATTTAGCGGCACGGTCAGGGACAATTTCCTCTTTGGAAATCCTGAGGCAACTGAAAAAGAAATGCAGGCGGCTGCAAAAGCTGCTCAGGCAGAAGACTTTATTCATCAGTTAGATGGACAATATGATGCGTTTGTCGCTCAAAAGGGGAATAATTTCTCTGGGGGACAAAAGCAACGGTTGAGTATTGCCAGAGCCTTGATCAAGCCAGCAGATCTTTATTTCTTTGACGATAGTTTCTCAGCACTGGATTATCAAACAGACGCGAAATTACGGAAGGCCTTGAAAACGTATTTGTCCGAGGCGGCGATCGTGATCGTTGCGCAGCGTCTTTCAACGATTAAAGATGCGGATCAGATCATTGTTTTAGAAGAAGGACGAATCGTGGGGAAAGGCACCCATGAAGAGCTGCTGACAACCTGCGGCGTGTATCAAGAATTTGCCAAATCTCAAGGAATGGAGGAGAAAAAGCATGAGCATCAAGCAAGTTGA
- a CDS encoding MerR family transcriptional regulator: MKKYLTISELAKYAGISRRTLIYYDQIHLFKPVKIGENGYRYYSIDQYFELDVILLLKNLDVSLEEIHAFLKNRNVDYVLDGFMRQKQKVDEQINKLKGIRGTLDSYIERYTTLKNFDLESITCSYREAESFVISDTIENFDDIDSFQVYGRFYSYVESSDLFSGYPIGFLVDGAAFYEENFHDAPYRALVKIPEDRIHLYDEHRVIKRPAGEYVSGFIKDEIHYINTFNNRFKNYLKEHHLILNGDIWELLWQDEATSEHPEDQVFEVLIPVTKKIE, translated from the coding sequence ATGAAAAAATATTTAACGATCAGTGAACTAGCAAAATACGCAGGCATCAGTCGACGAACGCTGATTTATTACGATCAGATCCATCTTTTCAAACCAGTAAAAATTGGCGAAAATGGGTATCGTTATTACAGCATTGATCAGTATTTTGAATTAGACGTCATTCTCTTATTAAAAAACCTCGATGTTTCATTAGAGGAGATTCATGCCTTTTTGAAGAATCGAAACGTGGATTATGTTTTAGATGGATTCATGCGGCAAAAACAAAAAGTCGACGAACAAATCAACAAGTTAAAGGGCATTCGCGGAACTCTAGACAGCTATATCGAACGGTATACGACGTTAAAAAACTTTGACTTGGAGTCTATCACTTGTTCCTACCGTGAAGCAGAGTCCTTTGTTATTTCTGATACTATTGAAAATTTCGATGATATTGATTCCTTTCAAGTATATGGACGGTTTTATTCCTACGTAGAGAGCAGCGATCTGTTTAGCGGTTACCCCATCGGCTTTTTAGTCGACGGTGCGGCGTTCTACGAAGAGAACTTTCATGATGCGCCGTATCGTGCCCTCGTGAAAATCCCTGAAGACCGAATACACCTATATGATGAACATCGCGTCATCAAACGCCCCGCTGGTGAGTATGTTTCTGGTTTTATCAAAGATGAGATTCATTATATCAATACCTTTAATAATCGTTTTAAAAACTATTTAAAGGAACATCACTTGATTTTAAATGGAGATATCTGGGAATTACTCTGGCAAGATGAAGCCACATCGGAGCATCCTGAGGATCAGGTATTTGAAGTATTGATTCCAGTGACAAAAAAGATTGAATAG
- a CDS encoding RtcB family protein: protein MKIIKGKYTSATVYTEALTESTRGQLMTLCNQPFTQDQKIRVMPDTHSGASCVIGMTMTVTDKVAPSLVGVDIGCGVHVTKIKKGIKQNFDKLDRVIRNRIPSGHHSHSKPQYAFNLEHVLAPVHRGAALRSIGTLGGGNHFIEVNEGKDGIYLVIHSGSRILGKEIADYHQEIAYQKLTDARQEIHAQLKAAGTSLEKQSLADVLNELEIPYEFSFIAENDLANYLADMKVAQQYAAFNRQTMALTILKAMKWEKQIIESFDSPHNYIDTDQMILRKGAASARKNEKMIVPLNMKDGSLLGVGKGNPEWNQSGPHGAGRMMSRTQARASINLENYQHMMRHVWTTSVSKKTLDEAPKAYKSKKQLLTHLDETMEIHEVIRPLYNFKG, encoded by the coding sequence GTGAAAATAATAAAAGGAAAATACACCTCTGCTACTGTATACACAGAGGCACTGACAGAAAGTACAAGAGGGCAACTTATGACTCTTTGTAATCAACCCTTTACACAAGACCAAAAGATTCGAGTGATGCCGGACACCCACAGCGGCGCGAGCTGTGTCATTGGAATGACGATGACGGTAACGGATAAAGTAGCTCCTAGCTTGGTGGGGGTCGACATTGGCTGCGGCGTCCATGTGACAAAAATCAAAAAAGGGATCAAACAAAATTTTGATAAACTCGATCGGGTCATTCGAAATCGGATTCCCAGCGGCCATCACTCCCACAGCAAACCCCAATATGCTTTCAATTTGGAGCACGTGCTTGCACCTGTCCATCGGGGTGCTGCATTGCGAAGTATCGGAACATTAGGCGGTGGCAATCATTTTATCGAGGTCAACGAAGGCAAGGACGGGATATATCTGGTCATTCACAGTGGCAGTCGAATTTTAGGAAAAGAAATTGCAGACTATCACCAAGAGATCGCCTATCAAAAGCTCACTGACGCACGCCAAGAGATACACGCACAACTAAAAGCTGCCGGCACTAGTCTAGAGAAGCAATCCCTCGCCGATGTACTGAATGAATTGGAGATTCCTTACGAATTTTCTTTCATTGCAGAAAATGATTTGGCAAACTATTTAGCAGATATGAAGGTCGCGCAACAATACGCTGCCTTCAATCGACAAACCATGGCGCTGACGATTTTAAAAGCAATGAAATGGGAAAAGCAGATCATTGAGAGCTTTGACAGTCCCCATAACTACATTGATACCGATCAGATGATCTTGCGCAAGGGAGCCGCTTCGGCTAGAAAGAATGAAAAAATGATCGTTCCATTAAACATGAAAGACGGCTCCCTCCTTGGGGTCGGCAAAGGCAATCCAGAATGGAATCAGTCTGGTCCTCATGGTGCTGGTCGCATGATGAGCCGGACACAAGCTAGAGCTTCGATCAATCTGGAGAATTACCAGCACATGATGCGGCACGTTTGGACGACTTCTGTGTCAAAAAAGACCTTAGACGAGGCGCCCAAAGCCTATAAATCTAAAAAACAGCTCCTCACGCATTTAGATGAAACAATGGAAATACATGAAGTGATTCGTCCATTGTATAACTTCAAAGGATAA
- a CDS encoding HAMP domain-containing sensor histidine kinase translates to MRKFIKKQRELKGPSLTIKWAFTSSFFIFVVFTIFAVITYKSSVNLIVTKERTNVERTISEVTSRLANADEELTLVNTYRTLTETDAQDNAMYDQNMTLEGNMMRIDDFISELGQRQLSLDIYNLDKKLIFKTQKDYQPLVQTKHKAPTIVTVDEKNGFLSVEPIYSKKTREKIGYAQVFYELSDFYEMRSKLLLTLIVLEIVSLLLSSFLGFLLSSYFLKPVKILRDTMEIIRQDPQAEVHVPEITTNDELSDLAVIFNDVIDRIRMYIEQQEQFVEDVSHELRTPVAVIEGHLNMLNRWGKDDPEILDESIQASLQELVRMKSLVQEMLDLSRAEQVDVYYGNETSKAKEVTNQVFNNFKLLYPEFTFTLDDDLDGEKILKIYRNHLEQIMIIILDNAVKYSTDRKEVHLSVSSTLNKFEIAIQDFGEGIPDEDIDKVFNRFYRVDKARARTKGGNGLGLSIAHKLLESYKGSISVESSVGKGTIFRIFIPMMEEKTAE, encoded by the coding sequence ATGAGAAAATTTATCAAGAAACAAAGAGAACTGAAGGGGCCCTCACTCACCATCAAGTGGGCCTTTACAAGTTCTTTCTTTATATTCGTCGTTTTTACGATCTTCGCTGTGATCACGTATAAATCCTCCGTGAATTTGATCGTCACTAAAGAAAGAACAAACGTCGAGCGAACGATCTCTGAAGTGACTTCTCGTCTGGCAAATGCGGATGAAGAGCTGACACTTGTCAATACGTATCGGACATTGACGGAAACAGACGCGCAAGACAATGCGATGTACGATCAAAACATGACATTAGAAGGCAACATGATGCGCATTGATGACTTTATTTCTGAACTCGGTCAGCGTCAATTATCTCTGGATATCTACAATTTAGATAAGAAACTGATCTTTAAAACACAAAAGGATTACCAGCCCTTAGTTCAAACGAAGCACAAAGCGCCTACGATCGTTACCGTGGATGAAAAGAACGGCTTTTTATCTGTAGAGCCGATTTATTCTAAAAAGACTCGGGAAAAGATTGGTTATGCTCAAGTCTTTTATGAGCTGTCTGATTTTTACGAGATGCGCAGCAAACTGCTGCTGACGCTGATCGTCCTGGAGATCGTTTCGCTATTGTTGAGCAGCTTTTTAGGGTTCCTGTTATCTTCCTATTTCTTAAAACCTGTGAAGATTTTACGAGACACCATGGAAATCATTCGACAAGACCCTCAAGCCGAGGTGCATGTGCCTGAAATTACAACCAATGATGAGTTATCTGATCTGGCGGTGATTTTCAACGATGTGATTGATCGCATCCGCATGTACATCGAGCAGCAGGAACAATTTGTTGAGGATGTCTCTCATGAATTGAGGACACCTGTGGCAGTCATCGAAGGCCATTTGAATATGCTGAATCGCTGGGGCAAAGACGATCCGGAAATTTTGGATGAATCGATCCAAGCCAGCTTACAAGAACTGGTTCGTATGAAGAGTCTTGTGCAGGAGATGCTTGACCTGTCTCGGGCAGAACAAGTCGATGTCTATTATGGAAACGAAACGTCGAAAGCAAAAGAAGTGACGAACCAAGTATTCAATAACTTCAAATTACTGTATCCTGAATTTACATTTACCTTGGACGACGATCTAGATGGTGAGAAGATCCTCAAGATTTACCGCAATCATTTGGAGCAAATCATGATTATTATTCTAGACAACGCTGTAAAATACTCCACAGATCGAAAAGAAGTTCATCTTTCTGTTTCATCTACTCTAAACAAGTTTGAAATCGCGATACAAGATTTCGGTGAAGGAATTCCTGACGAGGACATTGATAAAGTCTTTAACCGTTTTTACCGTGTCGATAAAGCACGCGCGCGGACCAAAGGCGGGAATGGCCTGGGACTGTCAATCGCCCATAAACTTTTAGAGAGCTACAAAGGAAGTATCAGTGTCGAAAGTTCAGTTGGTAAGGGAACTATTTTTAGAATTTTTATCCCAATGATGGAAGAAAAAACAGCCGAGTAA
- a CDS encoding response regulator transcription factor encodes MSNILIIEDEKNLARFVELELKHEGYDTEVHYNGRTGLEAALESDWDAILLDLMLPELNGLEVCRRVRQVKNTPIIMMTARDSVIDRVSGLDHGADDYIVKPFAIEELLARLRALLRRIDIEGDKNVAKQTTITYRDLTIEKENRVVRRGNEIIELTKREYELLLTLMENVNVVLARDVLLNKVWGYETEVETNVVDVYIRYLRNKIDVPGEDSYIQTVRGTGYVMRS; translated from the coding sequence ATGAGTAATATTCTGATCATTGAAGATGAGAAAAATCTAGCTCGTTTTGTCGAACTAGAATTGAAACACGAAGGCTATGATACAGAAGTTCATTATAATGGTAGAACAGGACTCGAAGCCGCTTTAGAAAGTGACTGGGATGCAATCTTACTTGACTTGATGCTTCCTGAATTGAATGGTCTGGAAGTTTGCCGCCGTGTTCGTCAGGTGAAAAACACACCGATCATCATGATGACAGCCCGTGACTCTGTGATCGACCGCGTTTCTGGATTAGATCACGGTGCCGACGACTATATCGTCAAACCTTTTGCGATCGAAGAATTATTGGCGCGTTTACGTGCGTTGCTTCGTCGAATTGATATCGAAGGCGATAAGAATGTTGCTAAACAAACGACGATCACTTATCGTGACTTAACGATCGAAAAAGAAAATCGTGTCGTACGTCGCGGAAATGAAATCATTGAATTGACCAAACGTGAATACGAATTGCTATTGACGCTTATGGAAAATGTCAACGTTGTTCTTGCCCGGGATGTTTTACTTAACAAAGTTTGGGGTTACGAAACAGAAGTAGAAACCAACGTAGTGGATGTATACATTCGTTACTTGCGGAATAAAATTGATGTACCAGGCGAAGACAGCTATATTCAAACCGTCCGTGGTACTGGTTACGTTATGCGCTCATGA
- the gndA gene encoding NADP-dependent phosphogluconate dehydrogenase, with protein MSKQQFGVVGMAVMGKNLALNIESRGYSVALFNRTGSKTEAVVAEHPDRNLKATFSIEEFVEAIEKPRRILLMVQAGPATDATIQSLLPHLDKGDILIDGGNTFFQDTIRRNEELSTSGINFIGTGVSGGEKGALEGPSMMPGGQREAYDLVAPIFEQIAAKAEDGEPCVTYIGENGAGHYVKMVHNGIEYGDMQLIAESYDLMKHLLGLSVDEMAEVFSEWNKGELDSYLIEITADILTRKDDEGSDEPIVDMIKDAAGNKGTGKWTSQSALDLGVPLPLITESVFARFISAYKEERVEASKVLSGPAPYKYEGDKKELIEKIREALYFSKIMSYAQGFSQLRVASKEYDWDLPFGDIAKIWRAGCIIRARFLQKITDAYDKDADLANLMLDDYFKEITEKYQQAVREVVAIAVQAGVPVPTFSSAITYYDSYRAERLPANLIQAQRDYFGAHTYERMDKEGIYHYSWYHEE; from the coding sequence ATGTCAAAACAACAATTCGGCGTCGTAGGTATGGCCGTGATGGGAAAAAATCTAGCCTTGAATATTGAGAGCCGCGGATATTCTGTCGCTTTGTTCAACCGGACTGGGTCTAAAACTGAAGCGGTAGTCGCAGAGCACCCTGACCGTAACTTAAAAGCAACATTCTCAATCGAGGAGTTTGTAGAAGCGATCGAGAAACCACGTCGTATCCTTTTGATGGTGCAAGCAGGTCCAGCAACCGACGCAACTATCCAATCGTTGTTGCCGCATTTAGATAAAGGCGATATTTTGATCGACGGAGGGAACACCTTCTTCCAAGACACCATTCGTCGGAATGAAGAATTGTCGACTTCAGGAATCAATTTCATCGGTACAGGCGTTTCCGGTGGGGAAAAAGGCGCACTCGAAGGCCCTTCAATGATGCCGGGCGGACAAAGAGAAGCCTACGATTTGGTTGCGCCGATCTTTGAACAAATCGCTGCGAAAGCAGAAGATGGCGAACCATGTGTCACGTATATCGGTGAAAACGGTGCGGGCCATTATGTAAAAATGGTGCACAACGGTATCGAATACGGGGATATGCAATTGATCGCTGAATCCTATGATTTGATGAAACATTTGCTAGGTCTTTCTGTTGACGAGATGGCAGAAGTCTTCTCAGAATGGAACAAAGGCGAATTAGACAGCTATCTGATCGAGATCACTGCGGACATTTTGACGCGCAAAGACGATGAAGGATCAGACGAGCCGATCGTTGATATGATCAAAGATGCTGCAGGAAATAAAGGTACCGGTAAATGGACATCACAAAGCGCCTTAGATTTAGGTGTGCCGCTGCCATTGATTACGGAATCTGTTTTTGCTCGTTTCATTTCTGCCTATAAAGAAGAACGTGTCGAAGCCAGCAAAGTTCTTTCTGGACCAGCTCCTTATAAATACGAAGGCGATAAGAAAGAATTAATCGAAAAAATCCGTGAAGCCTTGTATTTCAGTAAAATCATGAGCTATGCGCAAGGGTTCTCTCAATTACGTGTTGCATCAAAAGAATACGACTGGGACTTGCCATTCGGCGATATCGCGAAAATCTGGCGTGCCGGCTGTATCATTCGTGCACGTTTCTTGCAAAAGATTACAGATGCTTACGACAAAGATGCCGATCTTGCGAACTTGATGCTAGATGACTACTTTAAAGAAATCACTGAAAAATACCAACAAGCCGTTCGTGAAGTTGTGGCGATCGCTGTACAAGCAGGGGTCCCTGTACCAACATTCTCATCTGCTATTACGTATTATGATTCTTACCGTGCGGAACGGTTGCCAGCAAACTTGATCCAAGCACAACGGGATTACTTCGGTGCCCACACCTATGAACGGATGGATAAAGAAGGAATTTATCACTATAGTTGGTACCACGAAGAATAG